The Eubacteriaceae bacterium Marseille-Q4139 genome has a window encoding:
- a CDS encoding Rpn family recombination-promoting nuclease/putative transposase has product MRKKFEELEFKDGFLFAAAMADEELCRMVLERILEIPIRAVRVQSENTFLFNSDYRGIRLDVFADDGAGTVFDVEMQTVNRGNLPKRSRLYQAHMDVGALKPGDSFDALPESFIIFLCTFDPFGEGRFRYTFRAQCLESGGSLEDGACRVFLNTAGAREDEVPPELVQFLRYVGDGNGAGNFPDDPLISRIQERIAGLKKSRRMEERYMLFAEMLGEERKEGKREGKMLGEKRILELLEKMEEAGLSPDISRLKREPGYLEEMLEKFHLSDFDQ; this is encoded by the coding sequence ATGAGAAAAAAGTTTGAGGAGCTGGAATTTAAGGACGGGTTTCTGTTTGCGGCAGCCATGGCAGACGAAGAACTTTGCCGGATGGTACTGGAGCGGATTTTAGAGATCCCTATCCGTGCAGTGCGGGTACAGAGTGAGAATACGTTTCTGTTTAACTCGGATTACCGCGGGATCCGGCTGGACGTGTTTGCCGACGACGGGGCCGGGACGGTCTTTGATGTGGAGATGCAGACGGTGAACCGCGGGAATCTTCCGAAGCGGAGCAGGCTTTATCAGGCCCATATGGATGTAGGGGCATTAAAGCCGGGAGACAGCTTCGACGCGCTGCCGGAGAGCTTTATCATATTCCTCTGTACCTTCGATCCCTTCGGAGAGGGCCGGTTCCGCTACACGTTCCGTGCCCAGTGCTTAGAGAGCGGCGGGAGCCTGGAAGACGGCGCCTGCCGGGTGTTTTTAAACACAGCCGGAGCGAGAGAGGACGAGGTGCCGCCGGAGCTGGTGCAGTTTCTCCGCTACGTGGGAGACGGAAACGGCGCCGGGAATTTCCCGGACGACCCGCTGATTTCCAGAATCCAGGAGCGAATCGCAGGGCTTAAGAAAAGCCGCAGAATGGAGGAGCGTTATATGCTGTTTGCGGAAATGCTTGGAGAAGAGCGGAAGGAAGGGAAAAGAGAAGGGAAGATGCTGGGAGAAAAGCGCATTTTGGAGCTCTTGGAAAAGATGGAAGAAGCCGGCCTGTCCCCGGATATCTCGAGGCTTAAAAGAGAACCGGGGTATCTGGAGGAAATGTTGGAGAAATTCCATCTGTCTGACTTTGATCAGTAA
- a CDS encoding M81 family metallopeptidase: MKRVFVAAMHHESNSFNPIVAGEKEFNVIREQEFFDNFRPNDSLTGVVKTLMEAGYEVVPGVSCRAVPNGEVDYDFYQGIKREIIEIAKRENAKKPFDAITLSLHGSMRIKKQGEAEGYLLEELRALFPNIPIFASLDMHTTMTDRMHNNCDGFVGYKCAPHTDCYETGEHAAKMTIHVLEDGVKAHSAWVRVPILIAGEQSSTTVEPMITLIKELRETEKKPGIMAASYLMGFPWADNEDSSVAVHVVAESKEQADAEAVRLAEFIWSKKDDFCFQTEALHEKEAIDAAMESIGNGVMPVYFSDSGDNPTAGSSSDVTEFASMLIADPRIAALDKPVLYGGFYDPEACKACEGKVGQEITLTFGAKYDTKTSSPITATGVVKNYVENLELHGRNQGAAAIFSTHNIDFIIAEQHIGYAGPQVFLAMGMKPEDAAIVVCKLGYLGDEHEAYAKRAILVLTKGSTNEDLKTLHYEKVPRPLFPLDDNFPFDAKANLK, translated from the coding sequence ATGAAACGAGTTTTTGTTGCAGCAATGCATCATGAATCCAATTCCTTCAATCCCATCGTAGCCGGGGAAAAGGAATTCAATGTCATCCGCGAGCAGGAATTTTTTGATAATTTCCGCCCCAACGACTCCCTCACCGGCGTGGTGAAAACCCTGATGGAGGCCGGTTATGAGGTAGTTCCCGGCGTTTCCTGCCGGGCTGTGCCCAACGGCGAGGTGGATTACGATTTTTACCAGGGCATCAAGCGCGAAATCATCGAAATCGCCAAGAGAGAGAACGCAAAGAAGCCCTTTGACGCCATCACGCTCTCCCTTCACGGCTCCATGCGTATCAAAAAGCAGGGAGAGGCTGAGGGCTATCTGTTAGAGGAGCTTCGTGCCCTTTTCCCGAATATCCCGATCTTCGCTTCCTTAGATATGCACACCACCATGACCGACAGGATGCACAACAACTGTGACGGCTTTGTCGGTTACAAATGTGCCCCCCATACCGACTGCTACGAGACCGGCGAGCATGCGGCCAAGATGACGATCCATGTCTTAGAGGACGGCGTGAAGGCTCATTCCGCATGGGTGCGCGTGCCGATCCTCATTGCCGGCGAACAGTCCTCCACCACCGTGGAGCCGATGATTACCCTGATTAAGGAGCTCAGAGAAACCGAAAAGAAGCCGGGCATCATGGCTGCTTCCTATCTTATGGGCTTCCCCTGGGCTGACAACGAGGACAGCTCTGTGGCCGTCCATGTCGTCGCAGAGAGCAAGGAGCAGGCAGACGCCGAGGCTGTCCGCCTGGCTGAGTTCATCTGGTCCAAGAAGGATGATTTCTGCTTCCAGACTGAGGCTCTCCATGAAAAAGAGGCCATCGACGCCGCTATGGAATCCATCGGAAACGGCGTGATGCCGGTGTATTTCTCCGATTCCGGCGACAACCCGACGGCAGGCTCCTCCTCCGATGTGACGGAGTTCGCTTCCATGCTGATTGCAGATCCGCGCATTGCAGCCCTGGACAAGCCGGTGCTCTACGGCGGCTTCTATGATCCGGAGGCATGCAAAGCCTGCGAGGGCAAGGTTGGACAGGAGATCACCCTGACCTTCGGTGCCAAATATGATACGAAGACCTCTTCTCCGATCACGGCCACAGGCGTTGTGAAGAATTATGTGGAGAACCTGGAGCTTCATGGAAGAAACCAGGGCGCTGCCGCCATCTTCTCCACCCACAACATTGATTTCATCATTGCCGAACAGCACATCGGCTATGCCGGGCCGCAGGTATTCCTCGCCATGGGCATGAAGCCGGAGGATGCTGCCATTGTGGTCTGCAAGCTGGGATATCTCGGCGACGAGCATGAGGCTTATGCAAAGCGCGCCATCCTGGTTCTCACAAAGGGAAGCACCAATGAAGACTTAAAGACTCTGCACTACGAGAAGGTGCCGAGACCGCTGTTCCCGTTGGACGACAACTTCCCCTTTGACGCAAAGGCAAATCTGAAATAG
- a CDS encoding Gfo/Idh/MocA family oxidoreductase, translating to MKQFRTAIIGPGSIGRTYAGALKLSDTVVLAAVCGRDTEKGRQMARDFCVPYYTDSDEMYEKENLDAVIVCTPTFTHEEIVERAFSHRVHVMCEKPFALRAETARRLSGQAERLGLRLMVMQVVRFWPEYAVLAEMIREHAFGAVTHVYLNRLSAHPDWAVWHRDPEKSGGGLFDLHIHDIDYLYSLFGRPESVCAVGARETSGCWNNVSTLLRFPGGVPAAAEGFMDMTGAFPFTTTVRINGTKASAEYSNHTGQITFYEKGMPPRILDVPKYNPYQREVEYFAECVRMGTETALVTNEDVAAVLEIMEAIEKSLVTGEMVRF from the coding sequence ATGAAGCAGTTTCGGACAGCCATCATCGGCCCCGGCTCCATCGGACGGACGTATGCCGGGGCCTTAAAGCTTTCGGATACCGTCGTCCTGGCGGCCGTTTGCGGCCGGGATACGGAAAAAGGGCGGCAGATGGCCCGCGATTTTTGCGTACCTTATTATACGGATTCCGATGAGATGTATGAAAAAGAGAACCTGGACGCCGTCATCGTCTGCACGCCGACCTTTACCCACGAAGAAATCGTGGAGCGCGCCTTTTCCCACCGTGTCCATGTGATGTGCGAAAAGCCCTTTGCCCTCCGGGCTGAGACGGCCAGGCGGCTGTCCGGCCAGGCAGAGCGCCTTGGGCTGCGGCTCATGGTCATGCAGGTGGTGCGGTTCTGGCCGGAGTATGCGGTGCTCGCAGAGATGATCCGGGAACATGCCTTCGGCGCCGTGACACACGTGTACTTAAACCGCCTCTCCGCCCACCCCGACTGGGCCGTCTGGCACAGGGATCCGGAAAAGTCCGGCGGCGGCCTGTTCGACCTTCATATTCATGATATCGACTATTTATACAGTCTATTCGGACGGCCGGAATCGGTCTGCGCCGTGGGCGCTAGGGAAACGAGCGGCTGCTGGAACAATGTCTCCACCCTGCTTCGGTTTCCAGGCGGCGTGCCGGCGGCAGCCGAGGGATTTATGGATATGACCGGCGCCTTCCCGTTTACGACTACGGTACGCATCAACGGGACGAAGGCCTCGGCGGAATATTCCAACCATACCGGACAGATCACGTTTTATGAAAAAGGGATGCCCCCGCGGATTCTTGATGTTCCAAAGTATAATCCATACCAAAGAGAAGTGGAATATTTTGCTGAATGCGTGAGAATGGGAACGGAGACGGCGCTTGTGACGAATGAAGATGTTGCCGCCGTTTTGGAGATTATGGAAGCCATTGAGAAATCGCTTGTGACGGGAGAGATGGTGCGGTTTTAA
- a CDS encoding energy-coupled thiamine transporter ThiT — protein MFSFLVTEDGGLTGAGYVVFILAGILFLIGAAVLARKSGEKSRRTMAAKELVYCAAAIALAFLTSYIRVMKMPWGGSVTLCSMLFICLIGYWYGVRTGVMAGLAYGILQFLQEPYVLSAFQVCCDYVLAFAALGLAGLFSKSKNGLLKGYLFGAFMRGVFHAIGGYLYWMEYMPDNFPKQLTAVYPILYNYAYVGLEAVITAVILCLPAVKKAMEQVKRSALS, from the coding sequence ATGTTCAGTTTTCTTGTAACAGAAGACGGCGGCCTGACCGGAGCCGGCTACGTGGTATTTATCCTCGCAGGAATCCTGTTTCTCATTGGGGCAGCCGTACTTGCCCGAAAGAGCGGAGAAAAGAGCCGCCGTACCATGGCGGCAAAAGAGCTGGTTTACTGCGCGGCCGCCATTGCCCTGGCGTTTTTAACGTCGTACATCCGCGTGATGAAGATGCCCTGGGGTGGCTCCGTGACGCTTTGCAGCATGCTGTTCATCTGCCTGATCGGCTACTGGTACGGCGTAAGGACCGGCGTCATGGCCGGCCTGGCTTACGGAATCCTTCAGTTTTTGCAGGAGCCCTATGTGCTGTCGGCGTTTCAGGTTTGCTGCGACTACGTGCTCGCCTTCGCGGCCCTGGGGCTTGCCGGCCTGTTTTCCAAGTCGAAAAACGGCCTTTTGAAGGGTTATCTCTTCGGCGCCTTTATGCGCGGCGTTTTCCACGCCATCGGCGGCTACCTCTACTGGATGGAATACATGCCGGACAATTTCCCGAAACAGCTTACCGCTGTATATCCGATCCTTTATAATTATGCATATGTCGGACTGGAAGCCGTTATCACGGCGGTGATCCTCTGCCTGCCGGCGGTGAAAAAGGCCATGGAGCAGGTAAAGCGCTCAGCCCTGTCTTAG
- a CDS encoding Rpn family recombination-promoting nuclease/putative transposase produces the protein MAMRKKFEELEFKDGFLFAAAMADEELCRMVLERILEIPIRAVRVQSENTFLFNSDYRGIRLDVFADDGAGTVFDVEMQTVNRGNLPKRSRLYQAHMDVGALKPGDSFDALPESFIIFLCTFDPFGEGRFRYTFRAQCLESGGSLEDGACRVFLNTAGAREDEVPPELVQFLRYVGDGNGAGNFPDDPLISRIQERIAGLKKSRRMEERYMLFAEMLGEERKEGKKLGEKRILELLEKMEEAGLSPDIPRLKREPEYLEEMLEKFHLSDFDQ, from the coding sequence ATTGCGATGAGAAAAAAGTTTGAGGAGCTGGAATTTAAAGACGGGTTTCTGTTTGCGGCAGCCATGGCGGACGAAGAACTTTGCCGGATGGTATTGGAGCGGATTTTAGAGATCCCTATCCGTGCAGTGCGGGTGCAGAGTGAGAATACGTTTCTGTTTAACTCGGATTACCGCGGGATCCGGCTGGACGTGTTTGCCGACGACGGGGCCGGGACGGTCTTTGATGTGGAGATGCAGACGGTGAACCGCGGGAATCTTCCGAAGCGGAGCAGACTTTATCAGGCCCATATGGATGTGGGGGCATTAAAGCCGGGAGACAGCTTTGACGCGCTGCCGGAGAGCTTTATCATATTCCTCTGTACCTTCGATCCCTTCGGAGAGGGCCGGTTCCGCTACACGTTCCGTGCCCAGTGCTTAGAGAGCGGCGGGAGCCTGGAAGACGGCGCCTGCCGGGTGTTTTTAAACACAGCTGGGGCGAGAGAGGACGAGGTGCCGCCGGAGCTGGTGCAGTTTCTCCGCTACGTGGGAGACGGAAACGGCGCCGGGAACTTCCCGGACGACCCGCTGATTTCCAGAATACAGGAGCGAATCGCAGGGCTTAAGAAGAGCCGCAGAATGGAGGAGCGTTATATGCTGTTTGCGGAAATGCTTGGAGAAGAGCGGAAGGAAGGGAAAAAGCTGGGAGAAAAGCGGATTCTGGAGCTCTTGGAAAAGATGGAAGAAGCCGGCCTGTCCCCGGATATCCCGAGGCTCAAAAGAGAACCGGAATATCTGGAGGAAATGCTGGAGAAATTCCATCTGTCTGATTTCGACCAGTAA